From Ailuropoda melanoleuca isolate Jingjing chromosome 8, ASM200744v2, whole genome shotgun sequence, a single genomic window includes:
- the PARP1 gene encoding poly [ADP-ribose] polymerase 1, translating into AARSPPFVLFQSPMFDGKVPHWYHFSCFWKVGHCIRHPDVEVDGFSELRWDDQQKVKKTAEAGGVTGKGQDGGGGKTDKTLADFAAEYAKSNRSTCKGCMEKIEKGQIRLSKKMLDPEKPQLGMIDRWYHPNCFVKNREELGFRPEYSASQLKGFGLLTAEDKETLKKQLPGVKSEGKRKGDEVDGMDEVAKKKSKKEKDKDSKLERALKAQNELIWNIKDELKKACSTNDLKELLIFNKQQVPSGESAILDRVADGMVFGALLPCEECSGQLVFKSDAYYCTGDVTAWTKCMVKTQTPSRKDWVTPKEFREISYLKKLKIKRQDRIFPPETSAPVAAVALPSTASAPAAVNSSTPPDKPLSSMKILTLGKLSRNKDEVKAMIEKLGGKLTGTANKASLCISTKKEVEKMSKKMEEVREAGIRVVSEDFLRDLSDSTGSLQDLLAAHVLAPWGAEVKAEPVEPTEPAAPKAKSGAALSKKSKGPAKEEGINKSEKRMKLTLKGGAAVDPDSGLEHSAHVLEKGGKVFSATLGLVDIVKGTNSYYKLQLLEDDKESRYWIFRSWGRVGTVIGSNKLERVPSKEDAIEHFMKLYEEKTGNAWHSKNFTKYPKKFYPLEIDYGQDEEAVKKLTVNPGTKSKLPKPVQELIKMIFDVESMKKAMVEYEIDLQKMPLGKLSKRQIQAAYSILSEVQQAVSQGSSDSQILDLSNRFYTLIPHDFGMRKPPLLNNADCVQAKVEMLDNLLDIEVAYSLLRGGSDDSSKDPIDVNYEKLKTDIKVVDRDSEEAETIRKYVKNTHATTHNAYDLEVVDIFKIEREGESQRYKPFRQLHNRRLLWHGSRTTNFAGILSQGLRIAPPEAPVTGYMFGKGIYFADMVSKSANYCHTSQADPIGLILLGEVALGNMYELKHASHISKLPKGKHSVKGLGKTTPDPSASITMDGVEVPLGTGISSGVNDTCLLYNEYIVYDIAQVNLRYLLKLRFNFKTSLW; encoded by the exons GCTGCTCGCTCACCTCCCTTTGTTCTCTTCCAGTCGCCCATGTTTGATGGAAAAGTCCCACACTGGTACCACTTCTCCTGCTTCTGGAAGGTCGGCCACTGCATCCGACACCCCGACGTAGAGGTGGACGGCTTCTCTGAGCTCAGGTGGGATGACCAGCAGAAAGTCAAGAAGACCGCGGAGGCTGGAGGCGTCACAG GCAAAGGCCAGGATGGAGGCGGCGGCAAGACGGACAAGACGCTGGCGGACTTCGCGGCCGAGTATGCCAAGTCCAACAGAAGCACCTGCAAGGGCTGCATGGAGAAGATAGAGAAG GGCCAGATACGCCTGTCCAAGAAGATGCTGGACCCAGAGAAGCCCCAGCTGGGCATGATCGACCGCTGGTACCACCCGAACTGCTTTGTGAAGAACAGGGAGGAGCTGGGCTTCCGGCCCGAGTACAGCGCCAGCCAGCTCAAGGGCTTTGGCCTCCTCACCGCCGAAGATAAGGAAACCCTGAAGAAGCAGCTCCCGGGAGTCAAGAGtgaagg AAAGAGGAAGGGCGACGAGGTGGATGGGATGGATGAAGTGGCCaagaagaaatctaaaaaagaaaaggacaaagataGTAAGCTTGAGAGGGCCCTCAAG GCCCAGAACGAGCTGATCTGGAACATCAAGGACGAGCTAAAGAAAGCGTGTTCAACAAACGACCTGAAAGAGCTGCTCATCTTCAACAAGCAGCAAGTGCCCTCCGGGGAGTCGGCG ATCTTGGACCGCGTGGCGGACGGCATGGTGTTCGGTGCCCTCCTTCCCTGTGAGGAGTGCTCGGGCCAGCTGGTCTTCAAGAGCGACGCCTACTACTGTACGGGCGACGTCACTGCCTGGACCAAGTGTATGGTCAAGACCCAGACCCCCAGCCGGAAGGACTGGGTGACCCCAAAG GAGTTCCGAGAAATTTCTTACCTCAAAAAATTGAAGATCAAAAGGCAGGACCGAATATTTCCCCCCGAGACCAGTGCCCCAGTGGCCGCGGTGGCCCTGCCGTCCACAGCCTCGGCGCCCGCTGCTGTGAACAGCTCCACTCCGCCAG ATAAGCCGTTGTCCAGCATGAAGATCCTGACTCTCGGGAAACTCTCCCGGAACAAGGATGAGGTGAAGGCCATGATCGAGAAACTCGGGGGGAAGTTGACGGGCACAGCCAACAAGGCCTCCCTGTGCATCAGTACCAAAA AGGAGGTGGAGAAGATGAGCAAGAAGATGGAGGAGGTGCGAGAGGCTGGCATCCGCGTGGTGTCCGAGGACTTCCTCCGGGACTTGTCCGACTCCACCGGGAGCCTCCAGGACTTGCTTGCGGCCCACGTCCTGGCCCCCTGGGGCGCTGAGGTGAAGGCCGAGCCGGTGGAGCCCACGGAGCCCGCGGCCCCGAAAGCAAAGTCGGGGGCTGCGCTTTCCAAGAAGAGCAAGGGCCCCGCCAAGGAGGAAG GCATCAACAAATCtgagaagagaatgaaattaaCTCTCAAAGGTGGAGCTGCTGTTGATCCGGACTCGG GTCTGGAACACTCCGCGCACGTCCTGGAGAAAGGTGGGAAGGTGTTCAGCGCCACCCTCGGCCTGGTGGACATCGTGAAGGGAACCAACTCCTATTACAAGCTGCAGCTCCTGGAGGATGACAAAGAAAGCCG GTACTGGATCTTCAGGTCGTGGGGCCGCGTGGGCACAGTGATCGGCAGTAACAAGCTGGAACGGGTGCCGTCCAAGGAGGATGCCATCGAGCACTTCATGAAACTGTATGAAGAGAAAACCGGGAACGCCTGGCACTCCAAGAACTTCACGAAGTATCCCAAAAAGTTCTACCCCCTGGAGATTGACTACGGTCAG GACGAGGAGGCGGTAAAGAAGCTGACGGTGAACCCCGGCACCAAGTCCAAGCTCCCCAAGCCAGTGCAGGAGCTCATTAAGATGATCTTCGACGTGGAGAGTATGAAGAAAGCCATGGTGGAATACGAG ATTGACCTTCAGAAGATGCCCTTGGGAAAGCTGAGCAAGAGGCAGATCCAGGCGGCGTACTCCATCCTTAGTGAGGTGCAGCAG gcGGTGTCCCAGGGCAGCAGTGACTCCCAGATCCTGGATCTCTCAAATCGCTTCTACACCCTGATCCCCCACGACTTTGGGATGAGGAAGCCCCCACTCCTGAATAACGCGGACTGTGTGCAG GCCAAGGTGGAGATGCTGGACAACCTGCTGGACATCGAGGTGGCCTACAGTCTGCTCAGGGGAGGCTCTGATGACAGCAGCAAGGACCCCATCGACGTCAACTATGAGAAGCTGAAGACTGACATTAAG GTGGTGGACAGGGATTCGGAGGAAGCGGAGACCATCAGGAAGTACGTTAAGAACACTCACGCGACCACACACAACGCGTACGACCTGGAAGTCGTTGAC attTTTAAGATCGAGCGCGAAGGCGAGAGCCAGCGCTACAAGCCGTTCCGGCAGCTGCATAACCGCAGGCTGCTGTGGCACGGGTCCAGGACCACCAACTTCGCCGGGATCCTGTCCCAGGGCCTCCGGATAGCCCCGCCTGAGGCGCCCGTG ACAGGCTACATGTTTGGGAAAGGGATCTATTTCGCCGACATGGTCTCCAAGAGCGCCAACTACTGCCACACATCCCAGGCCGACCCCATCGGCCTGATCCTGCTGGGAGAAGTTGCCCTCGGAAACAT GTACGAACTAAAGCACGCTTCACACATCAGCAAGCTACCCAAGGGCAAGCACAGCGTCAAAG GTTTGGGCAAGACGACCCCTGACCCTTCAGCCAGCATCACTATGGACGGCGTGGAAGTCCCCCTGGGGACCGGGATTTCCTCCGGCGTTAACGACACCTGCCTGCTCTATAACGA GTACATCGTCTACGACATCGCTCAGGTAAATCTGAGATACCTGCTGAAGCTCAGGTTCAACTTCAAGACGTCCCTGTGGTGA